A genomic region of Streptomyces diastaticus subsp. diastaticus contains the following coding sequences:
- the treZ gene encoding malto-oligosyltrehalose trehalohydrolase: protein MTEGAEVARFEVWAPDKDEVALEVGGERVPMERDVSRPGWWVAQAPAGDGARYGFSVDGGPVLPDPRSRRQPDGPDGLSAVVDQDAYEWRAPWPGRGLPGAVLYELHVGTFTREGTLDAAAGRLDALAALGVTHVELMPLAPFPGVHGWGYEGVSLWAVHEPYGGPAALKRFVDAAHERGLGVVLDVVHNHLGPSGNHLPAFGPYFTDTHHTPWGSAVNLDAPGSDEVRAFLVESALAWLRDYHLDGLRLDAVHALCDTRAVHFLEELSDAVRDLSRDLGRPLFLIAESDLNDPRLITPRDQGGLGLQAQWNDDFHHALHTSLTGESTGYYADFAEQPLRALAKTLTGGFFHDGTYSSFRGRAHGRPLDRTRVSAHRLLGYAQTHDQVGNRAQGDRLADCLPPGLLACAAALVLTGPFTPMLFMGEEWGARTPWQFFTDHTDPELAEAVRQGRRREFAAHGWAEGDVPDPQDPATRDRSCLDWSERERGPHRHLLKWHRTLIALRRARPDLLDADLAAVRVAFDEQARWFAFRRGDIRVALNLATGPAAIPLGTGSLRTLAAWDDSASLDSDGVLHLGPRSAVVLGER, encoded by the coding sequence ATGACCGAGGGGGCCGAGGTGGCACGGTTCGAGGTGTGGGCGCCGGACAAGGACGAGGTGGCGCTCGAAGTGGGCGGGGAGCGGGTCCCCATGGAGCGGGACGTCTCCCGGCCGGGCTGGTGGGTCGCGCAGGCCCCGGCGGGCGACGGCGCGCGGTACGGCTTCTCGGTCGACGGCGGCCCGGTCCTGCCCGACCCGCGCTCCCGCCGCCAGCCGGACGGCCCCGACGGCCTCAGCGCCGTCGTCGACCAGGACGCGTACGAGTGGCGGGCCCCGTGGCCGGGCCGGGGCCTGCCGGGCGCGGTCCTCTACGAGCTGCACGTCGGCACCTTCACCCGCGAGGGCACCCTGGACGCGGCGGCCGGCCGTCTCGACGCCCTCGCCGCGCTGGGCGTCACCCACGTCGAGCTGATGCCGCTCGCCCCCTTCCCGGGCGTGCACGGCTGGGGGTACGAGGGCGTGTCGCTCTGGGCGGTCCACGAGCCGTACGGCGGCCCGGCGGCCCTGAAGCGTTTCGTCGACGCCGCCCACGAGCGGGGCCTCGGCGTCGTCCTGGACGTGGTCCACAACCACCTGGGCCCGTCCGGAAATCATCTCCCCGCCTTCGGCCCGTACTTCACCGACACCCACCACACGCCGTGGGGCTCCGCCGTCAACCTCGACGCCCCCGGCTCCGACGAGGTGCGCGCGTTCCTGGTGGAGAGCGCCCTGGCCTGGCTGCGCGACTACCACCTGGACGGCTTGCGCCTGGACGCCGTGCACGCCCTCTGCGACACCCGGGCGGTGCACTTCCTGGAGGAGCTGTCCGACGCGGTCCGCGATCTCTCCCGCGACCTGGGCCGCCCGCTGTTCCTCATCGCCGAGTCCGACCTCAACGACCCGCGCCTGATCACCCCCAGGGACCAGGGCGGCCTCGGTCTCCAGGCCCAGTGGAACGACGACTTCCACCACGCCCTGCACACCAGCCTCACCGGCGAGTCCACGGGCTACTACGCGGACTTCGCCGAACAACCGCTGCGTGCCCTCGCCAAGACCCTCACCGGCGGCTTCTTCCACGACGGCACGTACTCCTCGTTCCGCGGCCGCGCCCACGGGCGCCCCCTGGACCGCACCCGGGTCTCCGCCCACCGCCTCCTCGGCTACGCCCAGACCCACGACCAGGTCGGTAACCGCGCCCAGGGCGACCGCCTCGCGGACTGCCTTCCGCCGGGCCTGCTGGCCTGCGCCGCCGCGCTGGTTCTCACCGGCCCGTTCACGCCGATGCTCTTCATGGGCGAGGAGTGGGGGGCGCGCACCCCCTGGCAGTTCTTCACCGACCACACCGACCCGGAGCTGGCCGAGGCGGTCCGTCAGGGGCGCCGCCGCGAGTTCGCGGCGCACGGCTGGGCGGAGGGGGACGTCCCCGACCCGCAGGACCCGGCCACCCGCGACCGCTCCTGCCTCGACTGGTCGGAGCGGGAGCGCGGACCGCACCGGCACCTCCTCAAGTGGCACCGCACCCTGATCGCGCTGCGCCGCGCCCGCCCCGACCTCCTCGACGCCGACCTCGCCGCGGTCCGCGTCGCCTTCGACGAGCAGGCCCGCTGGTTCGCCTTCCGCCGCGGGGACATCCGGGTGGCCCTCAACCTCGCCACCGGACCAGCGGCGATCCCGCTCGGCACCGGCTCGCTCCGCACCCTCGCCGCCTGGGACGACTCGGCCTCCCTGGACTCGGACGGCGTCCTCCACCTCGGCCCGCGCTCGGCGGTCGTCCTGGGCGAGCGGTGA
- a CDS encoding GTPase-associated protein 1-related protein translates to MSLAQLHLTSPGPGLAAVSPGVPPGIREAAEQLFAHVPPRGAPPHPTPAEADRLPTTFSLTAMRDGSLLLGQTTSVAATGPAGLTTHTHAVHLPPGTGLPDDVLPIFCWGAPQWARTAPDGGVPKPVAAFTPARELSRTCLTEFAATRVPWLAAFFAELRALVADPSGPPLVVVERDPVAVARWIALAATVLPPAEVHRLTFTTYTRVPGHGHRISGMRPEGYAALDDPGRYRLVDCSSAPPPPRTVPDVWARLCAHVWLAGVPGLFKETAHSPEPGRLAAAAVRTGVQVDAEARAVAAAWIAAAGPGVDQPALAAFVTALSAAADQSDPVEAPALTGLREALRGRLPVDQLEPLTATALTAAVRTDMPRLPLLYAGDLGPAMRDRLASRLRSDIRRGLTDPDRPPLGRPLSLLRLAETLGVDHADLLPRLAARAAQAVTADPQAAAGIDEVRDTLTGSPSLRAAVVEQLDALAAEDPAAGSRVMAALPLEVDRFAAPHLLLCSLPVPEGDRVAAVESLLRAAGLSPMTAPETLGTAARRVWAEAPPTGDEARRLLAATGSDTHRTAGTLPFLLQAAVEGHADDAEAGRLATDLLNSFSPDLVPRDRAALELLLYTDRLGTPAEGTEWVRHLTAHASAAAPLPAALRIRAERALAQRLLAGNTDDIAELSDLARSGDRSLLSTYAAVAAEGPALQRLRTDPAYAAACFRDWSSHQGATPEWEETRLSLLTTVLRPVVRALPAQQVQRIEQLLAAHRSTLAEEFRETNRGRLTRLTRGLTQRGRRRGTQQ, encoded by the coding sequence ATGAGCCTCGCCCAGCTGCACCTCACCTCGCCCGGTCCCGGCTTGGCCGCCGTCTCCCCGGGCGTTCCGCCCGGCATCCGTGAAGCGGCGGAACAGCTCTTCGCCCATGTACCGCCCCGAGGCGCACCGCCGCACCCCACCCCGGCCGAGGCGGACCGGCTACCCACGACGTTCTCGCTCACCGCGATGCGGGACGGCAGCCTCCTGCTCGGCCAGACGACGTCCGTGGCCGCCACCGGACCGGCCGGCCTCACCACCCACACCCACGCGGTCCACCTGCCGCCCGGCACGGGGCTGCCGGACGACGTGCTGCCCATCTTCTGCTGGGGTGCACCGCAGTGGGCCCGCACCGCTCCGGACGGCGGGGTCCCGAAGCCCGTGGCGGCGTTCACTCCGGCCCGGGAACTGAGCCGCACCTGTCTGACGGAGTTCGCCGCCACCCGCGTCCCGTGGCTCGCCGCCTTCTTCGCCGAGCTACGCGCTCTGGTCGCCGACCCGTCGGGACCGCCGCTCGTCGTGGTGGAGCGCGACCCGGTGGCCGTCGCCCGCTGGATCGCCCTGGCGGCGACCGTCCTCCCGCCGGCCGAGGTCCACCGGCTCACCTTCACCACGTACACCCGAGTCCCGGGCCACGGGCACCGGATATCCGGCATGCGTCCCGAGGGCTACGCCGCCCTCGACGACCCCGGCCGGTACCGGCTGGTCGACTGCTCGTCCGCTCCTCCGCCGCCGCGCACCGTCCCGGACGTCTGGGCACGTCTGTGCGCCCACGTCTGGCTCGCGGGCGTCCCGGGGCTGTTCAAGGAGACGGCCCACTCCCCCGAGCCGGGCCGCCTGGCCGCAGCGGCCGTACGCACCGGCGTTCAGGTCGACGCCGAGGCCCGTGCGGTCGCCGCCGCCTGGATCGCCGCCGCGGGTCCGGGTGTGGACCAGCCCGCGCTGGCCGCCTTCGTCACCGCCCTCAGCGCCGCCGCGGACCAGAGCGACCCTGTCGAGGCTCCCGCCCTCACCGGGCTGCGCGAGGCACTCCGCGGCCGGCTCCCCGTCGACCAGCTGGAACCCCTGACGGCGACCGCCCTGACCGCCGCCGTCCGCACCGACATGCCCCGCCTCCCCTTGCTGTACGCGGGAGATCTCGGCCCGGCCATGCGCGACCGGCTGGCCTCCCGGCTCCGCTCCGACATCCGGCGTGGCCTCACCGACCCGGACCGGCCTCCCCTCGGCCGCCCACTGTCCCTGCTCAGGCTCGCCGAGACGCTGGGCGTCGATCACGCCGACCTGCTTCCGCGACTCGCGGCACGGGCCGCTCAGGCCGTCACCGCCGATCCGCAGGCGGCAGCGGGCATCGACGAGGTGCGCGACACCCTCACCGGCAGCCCTTCCCTACGTGCCGCGGTGGTCGAACAGCTCGACGCCCTGGCGGCCGAGGACCCGGCCGCCGGCTCCCGTGTCATGGCCGCGCTGCCGCTGGAGGTGGACCGCTTCGCCGCGCCGCACCTGCTGCTCTGCTCCCTGCCGGTACCGGAGGGCGACCGGGTCGCCGCGGTCGAGAGCCTGCTCCGCGCCGCGGGCCTGTCGCCGATGACCGCCCCCGAGACGCTGGGCACCGCCGCACGCCGTGTCTGGGCGGAAGCGCCACCGACCGGCGACGAGGCTCGGCGTCTGCTGGCCGCCACCGGCTCCGACACCCACCGGACCGCCGGTACCCTGCCGTTCCTGCTCCAGGCCGCTGTCGAGGGCCACGCCGACGACGCGGAGGCCGGCCGCTTGGCGACCGACCTCCTGAACTCCTTCTCACCGGACCTGGTGCCCCGCGACCGCGCCGCCCTGGAGTTGCTCCTCTACACCGACCGCCTCGGCACCCCGGCCGAAGGCACCGAGTGGGTACGCCATCTCACCGCTCACGCGTCGGCCGCCGCACCCCTCCCGGCGGCCCTGCGTATCCGCGCGGAACGCGCCCTCGCCCAGCGCCTGCTGGCGGGAAACACCGACGACATCGCGGAGTTGAGTGACCTCGCCCGCTCCGGGGACCGCTCCCTCCTCTCCACGTACGCGGCAGTGGCAGCCGAGGGCCCGGCCCTTCAACGGCTGCGCACCGACCCGGCGTACGCGGCGGCGTGCTTCCGTGACTGGTCCTCCCATCAAGGCGCCACCCCTGAGTGGGAGGAGACCAGGCTCTCGCTCCTCACGACGGTGCTGCGCCCCGTCGTCCGCGCCCTGCCGGCACAGCAGGTACAGCGCATCGAGCAGTTGTTGGCCGCTCATCGCAGCACCCTCGCGGAGGAATTCCGCGAAACCAACCGTGGTCGCCTGACCCGCCTCACCCGAGGCCTCACCCAGCGAGGCCGGCGCAGGGGCACCCAGCAGTGA
- the msrB gene encoding peptide-methionine (R)-S-oxide reductase MsrB gives MAYDVEKTDEQWREELTPAEYQVLRQAGTEPAFVGEYTDTRTEGVYACRACGAELFTSGTKFESHCGWPSFYDPKDSDAVELIEDRSHGMVRTEVRCAKCGSHLGHVFAGEGYATPTDQRYCINSISMRLAPAES, from the coding sequence ATGGCGTACGACGTCGAGAAGACGGACGAGCAGTGGCGCGAGGAGCTCACCCCCGCCGAGTACCAGGTCCTCCGCCAGGCGGGCACGGAGCCGGCCTTCGTCGGTGAGTACACGGACACCAGGACCGAGGGCGTGTACGCCTGCCGGGCCTGTGGAGCCGAACTCTTCACCTCCGGCACCAAGTTCGAGTCGCACTGCGGCTGGCCGAGCTTCTACGACCCGAAGGACTCGGACGCCGTGGAGCTCATCGAGGACCGCTCGCACGGCATGGTCCGCACCGAGGTCCGTTGCGCGAAGTGCGGCTCCCACCTCGGCCACGTATTCGCCGGCGAGGGGTACGCCACCCCCACCGACCAGCGCTACTGCATCAACTCGATCTCCATGCGACTGGCCCCGGCCGAGAGCTGA
- the murC gene encoding UDP-N-acetylmuramate--L-alanine ligase codes for MASGLPPAMDRPHFIGIGGAGMSGIAKILAQRGARVAGSDAKDSATAEALRALGATVHLGHAAGHLADDTTAVVISSAIRPDNPELARAAELGVPVVHRSDALAALMDGTRPIAVAGTHGKTTTTSMLAVSLAALGRDPSYAIGGDLDIPGSNALHGTGEIFVAEADESDRSFHKYAPEVAVVLNVELDHHANYASLEEIHESFETFAARIVPGGTLVISADHEGARELTRRLAAKGLPGVTVRTYGEAADADVHVTSIVPQGLRSEVTVHIDGAELTFDVSVPGRHYALNAVAALTAAVALGVPAEEMAPAIAAYTGVKRRLQLKGEAAGVQVIDSYAHHPSEMTADLEAIRGAVAAEARLLVLFQPHLFSRTQELGKEMGQALGLADASVVLDIYPAREDPIPGVTSTLIIDAARAAGAEVTALADRSAAASVLAGMARPGDLVLTMGAGDVTELGPEILDHLSK; via the coding sequence ATGGCATCCGGCCTTCCCCCCGCCATGGACCGACCGCACTTCATCGGCATCGGCGGCGCCGGAATGTCGGGGATCGCCAAGATCCTCGCCCAGCGCGGCGCCCGCGTCGCCGGCAGCGACGCCAAGGACTCCGCGACCGCCGAGGCGCTGCGCGCCCTCGGCGCCACCGTCCACCTCGGCCACGCCGCCGGCCACCTCGCGGACGACACCACCGCCGTCGTCATCTCCTCCGCCATCCGTCCGGACAACCCGGAGCTGGCCCGCGCCGCCGAGCTGGGCGTCCCCGTCGTGCACCGCTCGGACGCGCTGGCCGCGCTGATGGACGGCACCCGTCCCATCGCCGTCGCCGGCACCCACGGCAAGACCACCACCACCTCGATGCTGGCCGTCTCCCTGGCCGCACTGGGCCGCGACCCCTCGTACGCCATCGGCGGCGACCTCGACATCCCCGGCTCCAACGCGCTGCACGGCACCGGCGAGATCTTCGTCGCCGAGGCCGACGAGAGCGACCGCAGCTTCCACAAGTACGCCCCCGAAGTCGCCGTCGTCCTCAACGTCGAGCTGGACCACCACGCCAACTACGCCTCGCTCGAGGAGATCCACGAGTCCTTCGAGACCTTCGCCGCCCGGATCGTGCCCGGCGGCACCCTGGTGATCTCCGCCGACCACGAGGGCGCCCGCGAGCTCACCCGGCGGCTCGCCGCCAAGGGCCTTCCCGGCGTCACCGTCCGCACCTACGGCGAGGCGGCCGACGCGGACGTGCACGTCACGTCGATCGTCCCGCAGGGCCTGCGCAGCGAGGTCACGGTCCACATCGACGGCGCCGAGCTGACCTTCGACGTCTCCGTCCCCGGCCGCCACTACGCGCTCAACGCCGTCGCGGCCCTCACCGCCGCGGTCGCCCTCGGCGTCCCCGCCGAGGAGATGGCTCCCGCCATCGCCGCCTACACCGGGGTGAAGCGCCGCCTCCAGCTCAAGGGCGAGGCCGCCGGCGTCCAGGTGATCGACTCCTACGCCCACCACCCCAGCGAGATGACCGCCGACCTGGAGGCCATCCGGGGCGCCGTCGCCGCCGAGGCCCGTCTGCTGGTGCTCTTCCAGCCGCACCTCTTCAGCCGCACCCAGGAACTGGGCAAGGAGATGGGCCAGGCACTCGGACTCGCCGACGCCTCGGTCGTCCTCGACATCTACCCGGCCCGTGAGGACCCGATCCCGGGTGTCACCAGCACGCTGATCATCGACGCGGCCCGCGCCGCCGGAGCCGAGGTGACGGCCCTGGCCGACCGTTCCGCCGCCGCCTCGGTCCTCGCGGGAATGGCCAGGCCCGGCGACCTTGTTCTCACCATGGGCGCCGGCGACGTGACGGAGCTCGGGCCCGAGATCCTCGACCACCTGTCGAAGTGA
- a CDS encoding indole-3-glycerol phosphate synthase: MIEQPLSAPDVEFVTTLHGDEPVSFVLLMQPRGDQDRLLRAIDDVALGELGEAVREAEEPEGEVDGTPAARALEHSLRALRAAGSEAEGRLVEDEPLAALTALVAETGADEVIVLTEPHYVEEFFHRDWATRARHKVGVPVLKLYSHAPADGADAPTGASSDSAGPRGSGATAAGTVSDQDSTGPASRTD; the protein is encoded by the coding sequence ATGATCGAGCAGCCGCTGTCGGCACCCGACGTGGAGTTCGTCACCACGCTCCACGGGGACGAGCCTGTCTCCTTCGTCCTGCTCATGCAGCCGCGCGGCGACCAGGACCGCCTGCTGCGCGCCATCGACGACGTCGCCCTCGGCGAACTCGGTGAGGCCGTCCGCGAGGCCGAGGAACCGGAGGGCGAGGTCGACGGCACCCCCGCGGCGCGCGCACTGGAGCACTCCCTGCGCGCCCTGCGCGCCGCCGGCAGCGAGGCCGAGGGCCGCCTCGTCGAGGACGAGCCCCTCGCCGCCCTCACCGCCCTGGTCGCCGAGACCGGCGCCGACGAGGTCATCGTGCTGACCGAGCCGCACTACGTGGAGGAGTTCTTCCACCGCGACTGGGCGACCCGGGCCCGCCACAAGGTCGGCGTCCCCGTCCTCAAGCTCTACTCGCACGCGCCGGCCGACGGGGCCGACGCACCCACCGGAGCCTCCTCGGACTCCGCGGGTCCCCGGGGCTCGGGAGCCACCGCCGCCGGCACGGTCAGCGACCAGGACAGCACCGGACCGGCCTCCCGCACCGACTGA
- a CDS encoding pyrimidine reductase family protein, which yields MRRLLPVTDDVTDREWTLAELADAYAYPETAGPWLRANMVSTLDGAAQHEGRSQPISGSADMRIFGTLRGLADAVVVGAETVRQEGYRPARAREAFARRRAAAGQTPAPAVAVVSASLALDFDLPLFSAPGTPTLVLTGAAAPAERVRAAQAAGARVLIAGTGSAVEPERAVHVLAEQGLTRLLTEGGPRLLGQFIAAGVLDELCLTVSPMLTAGDAQRIASGPPVALPKRFSPASVLEEAGFLFTRYRRTDMGGMNHSA from the coding sequence ATGCGACGCCTGCTCCCCGTGACCGATGACGTGACCGACCGCGAGTGGACCCTGGCGGAACTCGCCGACGCCTACGCCTACCCGGAGACCGCCGGTCCCTGGCTGCGCGCCAACATGGTCAGCACCCTCGACGGCGCGGCCCAGCACGAGGGCCGCTCCCAGCCCATCTCCGGCAGCGCCGACATGCGGATCTTCGGCACCCTGCGGGGCCTGGCCGACGCCGTGGTCGTCGGAGCCGAGACGGTACGCCAGGAGGGGTACCGCCCCGCCCGCGCCCGCGAGGCGTTCGCCCGCCGCCGCGCCGCCGCCGGGCAGACTCCCGCCCCCGCCGTCGCCGTGGTCAGCGCGAGCCTCGCACTCGATTTCGATCTGCCACTCTTCAGCGCACCCGGCACGCCCACTCTGGTCCTCACCGGAGCCGCCGCACCGGCCGAGCGGGTACGCGCCGCGCAGGCCGCCGGAGCCCGCGTGCTGATCGCCGGAACGGGCTCCGCCGTCGAGCCGGAGCGCGCCGTCCACGTCCTCGCCGAACAGGGCCTGACCAGGCTCCTCACCGAGGGTGGCCCCCGGCTGCTGGGCCAGTTCATCGCCGCCGGCGTGCTGGACGAGTTGTGCCTCACGGTCTCCCCGATGCTGACCGCCGGGGACGCCCAGCGCATCGCCTCCGGTCCCCCCGTCGCACTGCCGAAACGTTTCTCGCCCGCCTCGGTACTGGAGGAGGCCGGGTTCCTCTTCACCCGCTACCGTCGGACTGACATGGGCGGAATGAATCATTCCGCTTAG
- the zapE gene encoding cell division protein ZapE has protein sequence MSSSSTPPSSASSSARRADESAPLSLRAREPQVPAERLVADMVPPPKFDGVRFATYLPDPGRPSQAEAVRVLEEFATGLGGASATGAGRRRWFARRPAPAPAGPRGVYLDGGYGVGKTHLLASLWHATPAAPEQKAFGTFVELTNLVGALGFQETVRTLSGHRLLCIDEFELDDPGDTVLVSSLLAKLVEAGVALAATSNTLPGKLGEGRFAAADFLREIQGLSAHFRPLRIDGEDYRHRGLPAAPEPYTEEQVTRAAYATPGASLDGFGQLLDHLSRVHPSRYGALTDELRAVCLTGVHPVPDQSTALRLVVLADRLYDREVPVLASGVPFDRLFSEEMLNGGYRKKYFRAISRLTALARDGRGLVQCGGA, from the coding sequence GTGTCGTCCTCCTCCACTCCCCCGTCCTCCGCCTCCTCGTCCGCGCGGCGCGCCGACGAGTCGGCGCCGCTCTCCCTGCGCGCCCGCGAGCCCCAGGTGCCCGCCGAACGGCTGGTGGCCGACATGGTGCCGCCACCCAAGTTCGACGGGGTCCGCTTCGCCACGTACCTCCCCGACCCGGGCCGTCCGAGTCAGGCCGAGGCCGTGAGGGTGCTGGAGGAGTTCGCGACCGGGCTGGGCGGGGCGAGCGCGACGGGTGCCGGACGGCGCCGCTGGTTCGCACGGAGGCCGGCACCGGCGCCCGCCGGGCCTCGCGGGGTGTACCTGGACGGCGGGTACGGCGTCGGCAAGACCCACCTGCTCGCCTCGCTCTGGCACGCCACCCCGGCGGCGCCGGAGCAGAAGGCGTTCGGCACCTTCGTGGAGCTGACCAACCTGGTGGGCGCGCTGGGCTTCCAGGAGACGGTACGCACGCTCAGCGGCCACCGGCTGCTGTGCATCGACGAGTTCGAGCTGGACGACCCGGGCGACACCGTGCTGGTCTCCTCGCTGCTGGCCAAGCTGGTGGAGGCCGGGGTGGCGTTGGCCGCCACCTCGAACACGCTGCCGGGCAAGCTCGGCGAGGGCCGGTTCGCGGCGGCCGACTTCCTGCGGGAGATCCAGGGGCTGTCGGCGCACTTCCGGCCGCTCCGGATCGACGGCGAGGACTACCGCCACCGCGGGCTGCCCGCCGCGCCCGAGCCGTACACCGAGGAGCAGGTGACACGGGCGGCGTACGCGACGCCGGGAGCGAGTCTGGACGGGTTCGGGCAGTTGCTCGACCATCTGTCACGGGTCCACCCGAGCCGGTACGGAGCGCTCACCGACGAGTTGCGCGCCGTCTGCCTCACCGGCGTGCACCCGGTGCCCGACCAGTCGACGGCGCTGCGTCTGGTGGTGCTGGCGGACCGGCTGTACGACCGGGAGGTGCCGGTGCTGGCCTCGGGCGTGCCGTTCGACCGGCTGTTCAGCGAGGAGATGCTGAACGGCGGGTACCGGAAGAAGTACTTCCGGGCGATATCCCGTCTGACGGCGCTGGCGCGCGACGGGCGGGGGCTGGTGCAGTGCGGCGGGGCGTAG
- a CDS encoding FAD-dependent oxidoreductase: MRSQHGPRVAVVGAGLGGLALARVLQLHGRSVTVLEREPARGARPQGGSLDIHPDTGQTALRAAGLLDRFRALSRPEGQEWRRVDPVTALPLPGPGHDEEGQREPGDSPEIDRGQLRGLLLESLTEGTVRWDSAVTGATPLGDGTWRLHLADGGTEDADLVVGADGAWSRLRPALSDAVPGYTGVTFVETGLDDCDIRHPALARTVGAGTLLAASDGKALLAQRNGDGHIRVYAAFRAPRDWRSAAGVRADDAAAVRARLLKHFDGWDEGLLRLLRENDSGFVDRPVFVLPVPHTWEHVPGITLLGDAAHLMPPVGLGANLAMLDGADLAHALVREPGVAEAVRAYEDRMLPRSARAARECLDTLDHLIPPTDS; the protein is encoded by the coding sequence ATGCGATCCCAGCACGGCCCCCGCGTCGCGGTCGTCGGCGCCGGCCTCGGCGGCCTGGCCCTCGCTCGCGTACTGCAACTCCACGGCCGCTCCGTGACGGTCCTCGAACGCGAGCCCGCCCGTGGCGCCCGGCCTCAGGGAGGCAGCCTCGACATCCACCCCGACACCGGCCAGACGGCGCTGCGGGCGGCCGGACTGCTGGACCGTTTCCGCGCTCTGTCCCGGCCGGAGGGCCAGGAGTGGCGCAGGGTCGACCCCGTGACCGCCCTGCCCCTGCCGGGACCCGGCCACGACGAGGAGGGCCAGCGGGAACCGGGGGACAGCCCGGAGATCGACCGCGGCCAGTTGCGGGGCCTGCTCCTGGAATCCCTCACCGAGGGCACCGTCCGGTGGGACAGCGCCGTCACCGGGGCAACCCCGCTCGGGGACGGCACCTGGCGTCTGCACCTCGCCGACGGCGGTACCGAGGACGCCGATCTCGTGGTCGGCGCCGACGGTGCCTGGTCACGCCTCCGCCCGGCGCTCTCCGACGCGGTGCCCGGCTACACCGGCGTCACCTTCGTGGAGACCGGCCTGGACGACTGCGACATCCGCCATCCGGCCCTCGCCCGCACGGTCGGCGCCGGGACGCTGCTGGCCGCCTCCGACGGCAAGGCCCTGCTCGCCCAGCGCAACGGCGACGGCCACATCCGCGTCTACGCCGCCTTCCGCGCCCCGCGGGACTGGCGGTCGGCCGCCGGTGTGCGCGCCGACGACGCGGCGGCCGTCCGGGCCCGCCTGTTGAAGCACTTCGACGGCTGGGACGAGGGCCTGCTCCGCCTGCTGCGCGAGAACGACAGTGGCTTCGTCGACCGGCCCGTGTTCGTGCTGCCCGTCCCGCACACCTGGGAGCACGTGCCCGGCATCACCCTGCTCGGGGACGCCGCGCACCTGATGCCGCCGGTCGGGCTCGGCGCCAACCTCGCCATGCTCGACGGCGCCGACCTCGCCCACGCCCTCGTCCGCGAACCCGGCGTCGCCGAGGCCGTCCGCGCCTACGAGGACCGCATGCTGCCGCGCTCGGCCCGGGCGGCCCGGGAATGCCTGGACACCCTCGACCACCTCATTCCCCCGACGGACTCCTGA